Part of the Devosia sp. SL43 genome, GAGATGATCCAGACGTGGAAGTTTCCGTGCTTGGTGCTTGACGTGGTTTAACTCCCAGCCCCAACTGTCGCAGGGGAGGCATAGAATGGGCGCACTGGCTTGGCTGGGTAAGAACTGGATCGTTTTGTTAGCCGCCGGCCTGACCGTTGCATGGGCATTCATCGCCTCCGCAATGCTCCAAGCGTCTATGCCCTGTCCCTTAATTGACGGCAGGTCAGTTTCTGCCCTCTCTTGTCGAAGCTCAAATGAGATCGGCGACCTATTAGCCGGGCTGTTCTCGCCGGTTGCATTCGTTTGGCTTGTGGCGGCGGTGATCATGCAGAGTAGTGAGCTGCGGGCCCAGAGGCAGGAGCTTGAGCTCACCCGTAAAGAATACGAATTGACCCGTGCTGAAGTGGAGGCTCAAAGACTTGCTATGCAGGAGCAAGTAATTGAGACCCGCAAAAACGTAAAATTCGTTGAAGAACAAACCTCGATACTTCGGGTAAGCCGAATAAGAGACGAACAAGCGTCGATAGACGCGCGGATTGCGGGGCTATTTACCATCGCATTGGAGCAATCCGAGGCGGCGCTGTCTACTGTAATTGCAAGGCCGACCATTCAAATTCAGGATAACAATTCAAGAGGCATGCTACCATTGGTAGTCACGGCAGGTAGCACGTCGAATGAACTAGCGGCCTTGGTCAATTACGGCAAAAAGCTGAGCAGTCGGCTGCGCTGGTTTATAGGCGCGACAGCAAATACTAGGGTTGAAATCGCACTTAACCCGGAAGTTTTCGGTGGGCTGTTGCGCACGGTAACTGAGATCGACGGCTTGCTAGAGGGGGCTTCCGATAAGCTCAAGGATCGAATGAACTACTCGGAGTGGTGGAAGCTCACTCAGGGGTTAGAGGAGCTGTCAGCCTTCCTTTCTACAGAGGATCAGTCCTGGCGCGACGGGCTTGCACAATGGTCAGCTGAAAACCCTTGAATATTTTCCTATTTAGGACTATTGTCCTCTCACGATTTACCGTGAGCTACAGCGCTTGTCTATCCTTTCTAACTTTTTCCGTAAGGCCGACCCTACCCCTCAGCCGGTAGTGCTCACCGACCCGCTGGCATCGTGGCACTTTGGCGGGCAGCCGACCTATTCGAACATTTCAGTAAATCCGAAGTCGGCAATGCAGGTGCCGGCTGTCGCGCTGGCTGTCCGGCTCGTTTCGAATGCCGTGGGCTCGCTCCCGGCGAAGCTCTACGTGCGCAACGGCAAGGGCAAGGAAGCCGATCCGGCCCACCCTGCCTTTACCCTTGCGCACGACGAAGCCACTCCTTGGACCAGCGCCGCCCAGCTTAGGACCCAACTCACCCGCGATGCGCTGTTGCACGACAACGGTGGTTTCGCCCTGGCTGTGCGTGGCGGCTCTGGCAATGTTGCCGAGTTCCACCGCTTGGACCCACTAACGGTCGAGCTGAAGCTCGATGAGACTGAGCCCTACTACCTTGTTGGTAAGGGCCAGAACCGGAAGCGCCATGCTTTCTGGGACATCCTACACATCAGGCACGATGACGGCGCCCCGATCAACCAAGCTCGCAACGCCATCGCTCTGGCGATCGACATGGAGCGCAAGGCCGCAGCGATCTTCAAAAACACGTCGCGCCCTTCCGGCATCCTGAAGCATCCCGGCAAGCTGCTTGATGAAGCCGCTACCCGTCTGAAGGCCAGTTGGCAGGCCAGCCAATCCGGTGACGCCAGCGGTGGCACGGCATTGCTCGAAGATGGGATGGAATTTCAGCCGCTCACGTTCAGCAGCGTGGATAGCGAGTTTCTTGCCCAGCGCCGAAACCAAGTTGAAGAGATCGCCCGCGCGTTCAACGTGCCGCCGACCATGCTCTATGACCTCACGCGAGGCACCTGGTCCAATACGGCCCAGATGGACCAGCACTTCCTCAACTACAGCCTTAAGCCATGGCTCGACCAGTGGCGCTGGGCCTATGCCCGCGTGTTGCTGACGCCAGAGGAACGCCGTGAGCGCTTCTTCGAATTCATCACCGCCGACCTTATGTCGGTGAACCCCACTGAGCGCACGGATATCTACGGCAAGATGGTCAGCATGCGCGCCATGACGCCAAACGAAGTTCGCGCTGGCCTCAACATGCCGGCGCTGCCAGGCGGCGATGAGTTGAGCAATCCCCACATCACACCCGGCACACCGACGCCGGCCGCAAACGACAATCCACCCGACATCGAGAAAGACGCCGCCTGATGCACAAAGCATTCTTCGGTGACAGCCAGCGAGAATTCTCGCTGGCGTCAGAGCCGATTCTTAATGAGCTTGAACGTGTTACCGGCAAGGCCATTGGTGCCATGATCGATGACATTCGCCGCCTCTCGTTTGCCGAGATGACCAACACTGTCCGGCTTGGTCTGGTCGGCGGAGGCACGCATCCACAAGAGGCTCTTGCGCTCGTTAGGGGATATGTCGCCGCCTATCCCTTGGGTGAGCTGCATTTGCTGGCGCTCGACATTCTCACCGATCTTTGGTCTGGCCCGGAGCCGGTTTTCCGCGAAGCGACCGATGCTGAAAAAGCGGAAGTTGAGCGCCGCACGGCGCGCGCCGCTCGCAATGCAGTTCGGGAAGCCGCTGCAACCGGCGATCTGTCGGCAGCCATCAACGGTGGTGCCGTTCATGAATGATCGCCAGATCAGGAATGCAATCGAAACGCTCAACGTGCCCACGCGGGTGGTGAGCAATTTGGCACGGCTAGTGAAGGCTGGCGTGATCGATGAATTCGAAGCGCGCCAGATCATGCGTCTCGAAAAGCACGACGACTATCAGGAGCCGAAAGCCTGATGGAAAAGCTCGAAATCAAAGCCGAAGTCAGCATCGATGATGCTGGCACCATCACCGGGCTGGCATGGCCTTTTGGTTCTGCCGACAGCGTTGGTGACATCATCGAAAAGGGGGCGTTCTCGCTCCCGCCCGCACTGCCGATCGTCATGGAGCATGACCAGAAACAGGTAGTTGGCATCTGGGAAAGTGCTTCTGAGACCGACGCCGGCCTTGAGGTAAAGGGCCGCTTGTTTGTTGAAGGCATTGCCCCGGCACGCGCTGCCCGCGACCTCATGCGTAACGGTCGAGTTACCGGCCTATCGATCGGCTTCAAGTCCGATGGCTTCGACAAGCTGCCCACGGGCGGGCGCAAGTTCAACTCCCTCACCGTCACCGAAATCTCTCTTTGTCGCCGCCCGGTTCATCCCGGCGCGCGGATCACCTCTGTCAAATCCATCAATCAGGAAACCCGTATGGACCCCGAGACTATCGACGAAACTGCGCAGCTTGAGCTGAAGGCAGCAAACGACAATATCGCCAAGCTGACCGCCCGCCTGGACAAGGTTGAGGCCAAGGCCAACCGCCCCGTCGCTGCCAATGACAATGGCGACGGCCCGGCTGAAACTACCATCGCGTTCGGCAACTACCTGCGCACCGGTAGCAAGGATGCCGGCAGTCTTGAACGCAAGGCGCTCACCGTTGCCAACGACGCGCCGAACTACGTGCTGGCCCCCAAGGAAGTCTCGGACGAGTTCATCCGCAATCTTGTGGAGTGGTCGCCGGTTCGCGCCATCGCAGACGTTCGGACGATCAATTCGCACACGATCGTGCTGCCCAAGCGCACGGGTATCACCAACGCAAAATGGACCGGCGAAGCGGTCACTACGGAAGCTTCTCAGCCTGCTTTCGACCAGATGGAAATCCCGGTCAAAGAGCTGACCACTTTCGTGGACCTTTCCAATTGGATGGTGGAAGACTCTGCCGAAGTCGCAGAGCGTGAAGTCCGCCTTGCATTGGCCGAGGACTTTGCAAAGAAGGAAGGGACCGCTTTCGTAAACGGCACTGCCGCAGCTGAAGTTAAAGGCTTCATGGCTGATGTTGGCATTGCCGCTCACGTGAACGGTCATGCTACCGTCCTGTCTGCCGACGCACTTATCAAGATGCTCTACAGCCTGCCCGGCGCGTTCCGTAATCGCGGGACGTGGGCAATGAATGGCACCACCCTCGCCACCCTGCGCACCCTGAAAGACGGACAGGGCAACTACCTCTGGCAGCCGTCCTATCAGGCGGGCCAGCCGGAAAGCATCCTTGGCCGTCCGGTGATCGAGATGCTCGATATGCCTGACGTTGCTGCCAACGCCTTCCCGATTGCCTATGGCGACTTCAAAGCCGGCTATCGCATCTATGACCGGGTGGACCTCGCTATTCTGTCCAACCCCTTCATTCTCGCCACCGAAGGCCAGACCCGTTTCCATGCCCGTCGCCGCGTTGGTGCTGGTGTTGTTCGGCCCGACGCCTTCCGCAAGCTGAAGATGGCAACCAGCTAAATCATGAAGCTTGGCGCGGACGGCATCTTTGTCGAGCTGGCAGGCGAGGCTTTCGAGCTTCGCCCGTCTCTCCGCGCCAGCATGCGCCTTGTTCGGCGGCACGGGCTCACCAGCCTGCTTGCTGCCGTGCAGGGCTTCAGCATCACCATCATCCTGGATGTGCTCAAGGAAGCCGCAATCAAGCCCAGCCTGTTGCTGGCAGAGATCGCAGCGCTTGGCCTTGGCACTGTCCGCAATCGGCTCACCGGGCCGCTGGCAGAATTCGTCCTGGCTGTTGCGGGTATCGACCCCGACGACGCCACGCCGTCTGAGCCAGCACCGGGTAAGCCCGTCGACCCTGAGCGGGCCTTTGCCCAGCTCTTCGGCATCGCGACGGGCGCGTTGGGCTGGACACCGGAAGCAGCATGGAACGCGACACCCGCCGAGATTATCGCCGCATACAACGGGCAGACCGCTCACCTCATCAGGACTGGCGTGCTGGTCGAACAGAAACCCGACCAGAGCGCCGACCACTACACTCCGGAACGGCTTCAGCAGATCGAAGAGCTAGGGCACGACCCAGCATTCGACCGCAATGGGCTGGCTACACTTAAGGGCAAGCTCTAGCCATGCCCTTTGCACCACCCCGCCTATGCAGTTGCGGCAAGATCGTCCCCTCTGGTGAGCGCTGTGCTTGCCAGGTCACCAGCGACCGCGCCCGGAAGGCCCGCCATGATCGTCGGCGCCCATCGTCGCGGGATCGTGGCTACAACCATGAGTGGCGCAAGGCCCGCGCTGCCTACCTGCTTGCCCATCCCCATTGCAACCATCCCGGTTGCAATGCGCACGCCACCCACGTTGACCACATCATCCCGCACAAGGGTGATGATCGGCTCTTCTGGGACCGGTCCAACTGGCAACCCCTCTGTGCTAACCATCACAACAGCACCAAGCAGCGCGAAGAGCGCAGGCCGGTGCAACCATGACGCCAGAGGAAGCCCGCGAGATCGACCGGCTTGAGTTCGAGGCCGACTGCCGTGCTGCCCGCCAGCGCGCCTATGCGCTTGTAGCCCAACGGCAGGTTGGCCGGCCTAAGCCAGTCATCGTCGAACCACCAGTCGATGATGATGACCGCATCGTCATTCGTAGGAGCAGCGCCAAGCTTTACTCAATGGATGGCAAGAGCTTGCCGCTGCTTGAGTGGGCAGTGATGTGCGGCTGCACAGAAACGGCCCTGCGATACCGCATGAAGCACGGCATGTCCTTCGAACAGGCAGTGACGACCCCGCGCCTCAAGTCCGGCGTTCGCTGGGATCAGCAACCGGGGGTGGGTCTGAACTTATCCCCCTCTCAGGGGACCGGCGGGCGGTCCACGACGCAAGCCACAACCGAAATAGAGTTTTCACAGTGACCGCACTTCTCGACCTCAAAGCCCAGCTCAACATCATCGATACCAATGAAGCCGACGACGATCTACTCACCGGCATGGTTGGGGACGCCCTAGACCACACTGGCCGTGCGATCGGCGCAGAGGCCCAGCTTTCCTATGATGAGCTGCCCGGTGGACTTCGCCGTGCCGTGCTTATGCTTGCCGCCCATTTCTACGAGAACCGCGAAGCCGTTCTTGTCGGGATCAACGCCAGTGAGCTGCCTCTGGGCTTCTGGGACTTGATTTCACCCCACCGGAAGTGGGTGTTTTGATGGGCTATTCTCCCCAAATTCAACGCCTTATGGCGCGCCTTGAAGGCATTCCGCTCGCCATCCGTGAGGAAATTCAGCCCGCCGTCATCAAGTCCGCCGAGGAAATCGCGGCGCTGCAACGCCAGTTGGCGGAGTCATCGCGCGATACCGGCGACCTAATCGACAGCATTGAAGTGACGATGCCGGGCGGCACGACGCCGGCTTACAGCCAGCCGGGCGGCTCGACCACGGCCCATGAGCTTGAGGCCATCGTGACGGTCGGCAACCACGCCGTCCGGTATCCGCACCTTGTCGAATACGGCACTGCCGACGCGCCGGCCCAGCCATTCTTCTGGCCACCCGTTCGCGTGCTGCGCACCCGCATCAATAACCGCCTGAACCGCGCTGCCCGCAGGGCGGTGCGAAACTATCGGAGTAAGCTATGACCGAACCCAGCCTAGCTTTGCAGACGGCCATCCGTGGCCGGCTCATCGCCTCGCCGCATGTAATGGAGCTGGTGGAGCCACCAAACATCCGCGACGGCGACACCCGGCCCGGCGCCTTCCCAAGTGTCATCTTGGGAGATGCGCAGGTCGAGGTAGCCGGTCATTACGGGTCTTACCGTAACTCGACCGTCTATCTGGACCTGCACATTTGGGGCGAAACCCTAGAGGCCGCAAAGATTGTTGGCGGTGCCATAAGCAAGGCGCTCTTTGAGGCTTTGGCGGTGCCAGGCTTCGACCTTACCAATGGCCTTCGCACCGATCGCAGCATCTACATGACGGACCCATCCGGTAGTGGGCACGGTGTCGTTAGCCTTCGCGCGCTGATGGGCGGTTTCGTATGATGCGCGCCGGACGCCTGGCGCATACCATCACCCTGCAGCGTGCCACCGAAACGGTGAGCGCAGCGGGAACCGTCACGACCACCTGGGCTGACTTTGCCACGACCCGTGCTGAGCTGGTTACGCATTCGCTTGCTGACGCTGCCATGGCCTATGGCGAGGCGGCAAAGTCATCGCTGCTGTTCCGCATCCGGCACTTCCACGGGCTCACCCCCGACGACCGCGTAATCCATCGCGGGCAAGCCTACGAGATCACCAATCTCGCCGAGCTTGGCCGGCGCGTGATGGAACTGACGTGCGAGGTGGTCAAGTGAGGGGACGTAAGCCAGCCTCGCTAGTCATCGGTAGCAGCGTCGTTACCGTTGTGCCGCGCCCGCCGACCTACCTGGCTAAGGATGCGAAGGCAGAATGGCGCAAGATCGCGGCCATCATGACGGAGCGGAAAACGCTCACCGAAGCCGATCTGGGGACGCTGGAAAGCTACTGCATATCGACAAGCACGATGCGCCAGGCCCACCAGACCTTGACGGTTGAGGGGCTGGTGACGGCATCGGGCAAGCGGCACCCGGCCTTTGGGATCATGAACGCAGCGCAGACCACACAGCGCCTTTGCGCGGCTGAACTTGGCCTGACGCCGGTTAGCAGCTCACGGCCTGCCGTGCGCGATGACGGTGACGGCGATGACAGCGCCATTTTCGGCGATGGCTGACCCGTATCCGCACTGGCTCTTTGACGACAGTGAAATTCCCGACCCACTTGGCCATGGCCAGCGGGCGGTGAATTTCGTGCGCGCGCATCGGCACCCGGCATCGGTTCTGGCCGGCCAGGCTTTTGAAATGGTCCGGTTCCAAGAGCGCTTCATCCGAAAGGTTTGGGGCACGCGGAAGCCGGATGGCTCGCGGCAATACACGGACGTGCGCGTCATGATGCCAAGGGGAGCGCGCAAAACGTCGCTTGGCGCGATCTGCGCATTGTTGGAGTTTTACAGCTCGGAAGCGCCAGGTAAGGCCGAAGTCTTGCTTGCTGCCTACAACCGTGAGCAAGCCCGAATTGCATTCGATGAGGCGGCGGGGATTGTCAGTATGACGCCCCGAGTAAAGCGCCGCCTTGTGGTGCGAGATTCCAAGCACGAAATTCGCTATCCGGCGACCCACTCAAAGCTGAAGGCCATCTCTGCCGATGCCAAGACGTCTTACGGCCTCACACCCACCTTTGCGCTTATCGATGAGTTGCATGTTTGGAATGATCCGAAGCTATACAACACCATATCCAGTGGCCTTCGGAAGCGCCCTAACACCCTCAAGCTGATCATTTCGCAGGCCGGACGTGGGCAGGGAAATATCGCCTTTGAAGAGTTCGATTACGCGCGACGTGTTGCCAGCGGCGAAGTAGACGCACCGCACATCCTCCCCGTGTTGCTTGAGACCCCGCTAGATGCAGACTGGCGGAGCGAAGAGGTATGGCGTCGCGCCAATCCTGGCATTGAGTATGGCTGGCCAGATATTGAGAGCTTCCGCCGCGCGGTAATTGAGGCTGAGCACAGCCCGACCGTGCGCGACACTTTCAAGAACGAACACCTCAATATGTGGCTGAACTATTCTCAGTCGCCGCTCTTTGACATGTCGGTCTATGACAAGGGCCAGCGGGAAATCGACTTTGCTGAGCTAGCCGATTTGCCCTGCTACATCGGCGTTGATCTGTCCCGTAGCGGCGACCTCACGGCAATCGTCGTGGCCTGGCGCCATGGTGATGGGACAATCACCGTCCGGCCCATCTTCTACCTGCCCGATGAGAACCTTCAGAAGCGCGCCGACCGCGATCAAGCTCCTTATGTTCGCTGGCGCGATGAAGGTTTCCTACGCACGGTGCCAGGCTTTGTTATTGAGCCGGCGCAGATCGAAGCCGAAATCCGAGACATCGTCGCGGACAATGACAACGTGGTCGAAGTCGCCGTTGATCCGAACATGGCCGATACCCTGCTTCACCACCTGGTCGAGGATGGCATCCCCGCATTCAAATACGACCAAACCCGCGTGCTGATGGCGAAGGCAGCCGCCGACCTTGAGCGCGTCGTGAACGGTGAGCGCATTCGCCACGATGGCCACCCGATCCTTCGCGCGCATCTCGACAACGTCAGGGCCGTCACCGGCTCAGATGACAAAACGCTGATGAAGAAGGCCAAGGCAACCGATCGCATAGACGGTGCCATTGCCGCTGCCATCGCGGTCTCGCGCGCTGAAGCCGCGAACGACAACCACTCAATTTACGACGACGCCGAAGCCCGTCCCGGTGGCTTCCTGATGTTCTAGGAAAGGAACCATCGTGAACGAAGAACAGCTTTTCATCTCAGTTGAAGCGCGCTTGGCCAAGCTTGAGCGCGATTGGAAGAAGGTGCCCGCAATCATCGGGCGCAACAGTGACGATGCTGAGCGCCGTGCCCAGCGCGCCACCAAGCGCATTGAGGATCACTTCGGCGGGCTCGCCACTCGCGTTGGCACTATCGGCAAAACCATGGCCGTAGGCTTTGTCGGTGGGCTGATGGCGGGTGGGCTGGCTGGCTTGGCCGGCAAGTTTGCCGATGTTGCCCATGCCATTGCCGATGTTGGCGACAAGGCTCAGCAGGCAGGCATGAACGTCACCGCGTTTCAGGAACTAGGTGCCGTCGCGCGTGCCAACCGTCTTGAGGTGAACGATCTGAGCGCCGCAATGCGTGAGCTTCAGTTGCGCGCCGATGAGTGGATCACCAGCGGTGGCCAGTCCGGTTCGGCAGCGGAAGCCTTCGCCCGCATCGGCTTCACCGTCGATGACCTTGGCCGGAAACTCAAAGACCCTTCGGCGCTGTTGTCCGAGATCATCGGCAAGGTTCAGCAGCTCGACAGCGCTGCCCAGATTCGCATTTTCGAAGAGCTGTTCGGCGGCGACGGCGAGCGCATGATCCGCTTGCTGGACGATGGCGAAGCCGGCATCAAGCGCATCATCGAACAGGCCCGCCAGTCGGGCCAGGTGTTCGATGAGCAGTTGATCGCCCGTGCGCAGGAACTTGACGCAGCCATTGCCAGCGCGGCGAACACGGTCGCGACCAGCCTACAGGGTGCCATCGCAAACGCCGGCTGGCAGCTCTACAACTTCGTTCAGCAGTGGTGGGCCTTTGAGCAGCGCACCAGCCAGTCCCTGGACCAGTCTATGCGCGATTTTGGTCTTGAACGCCTGAACATCGAAAACGACATTCTGACGATCCAGCGGGATCAGCAGCAGTCCGGCAACGTCAATCCGATGATTGCGGAGAGCCGCATCAACGATGCGCGCGCCAGGCTGCAACAGATTGCCGATGAAGAGCGCCAGATCCTCGAAATCCTTGAGAGCCGGAAGCCGCCGAAGATCCAAGCGCCGGCCATCGACATGCCTGGCGTGGCGCCAGGCTGGGATGGGTTCACGACCGCGTTCCCCCAGCCAGTCGCCGCGCCGGCATCCACGGGCGGCGGTGCGAGTGTCGCCAGCAGCCAGAGCCAGGCGAGCGCGATTGATGATGTCATTGCGGCATTGCGTGAAGAGCTGGCCCTGATGGGCCAGTCGGAAGTCGAGCGCCGCATTGACAGCGAGCTTCGCAAGGCTGGCGCGACCGCGACCGATGAACAACGCCAATCTATCAGGCAACTGGTCCTTGCGATCGAAACCGAAGGCGCTGCGTTGGAACAGTTGCAGTCCGCCATGGACGGCGCGAAGGGCATGGCCAAGGACTTCCTTGGTGGGCTGCTTGGCGATCTGCGCAATGGTGTCGACGGCGCGACCGCGCTGGCCAATGCATTCCAGCGCCTTGGCGACAGGTTGCTCGATATGGCGCTCGACACTGCCATCAATGCGCTGTTCGCCAGTCTCATGAATGGCGCCACCGGTGGATTGGGTGGGCTCTTTGGCTTTGCAGGTGGCGGTGTTGTGCAGGCCGCAACGGGCGGTCTCATCCGTGGGCCTGGCACCGGCACGAGCGACAGCATTCCGGCCCGCCTTAGCGATGGCGAGTTTGTAGTCAAAGCCACGGCGACCCGCCGTAATCTCGACCTGTTGCATGCCATCAATGACGGCAAGGTCGCGGCCTTCGCCACTGGTGGACTTGTCGGTGACGCTCCGACGATCCGCGCGGCCAATGACAATCGGTCAGCTGCAAACGACAACGCGCTTTCGGTGACGATCAACGCGCCGGTGACGGTCAATGCATCGGGTGGCACCCCGGAAGCCAATGCCGATTTGGCCGCACAGGTGGCGAAGCAGATGGAGCATACCATGCGCGGCATCGCTGCCCGCGAGATTGCCGTATCCCTTCGCCCGGGCAACATCCTCAACACCAAGAGCCGCAGATGACCGCACCTGTATTCAACCCGCCCCTCGCGCCATCGCCCGGCACCCAGCACAAGCGAGCTCTCAAGCTATTGGAGGCCGGATTCGGTGACGGCTATAGCCAGCCCACTCCGGACGGGCTCAACCATATCCGTAGGTCGGTGAGCCTGACTTGGGATGCGCTCACGCTTGCGCAGAAGGATGCCATTGATGACTTCTTTGTAGGCAAGGGCGGGACACAGAGTTTCCTCTACCAGCCGCATGGCGATGCCGTGCCGGTGCTGTGGACGTGCAAGGAATGGTCTGTGACTGCGCCAGCGGGACGATGGCAGATCAGCGCCACGCTGGTTCAAGCATTTGGCACGCCGTAGGACTGCTTGCAAAGCTTCTTATTAACAAGTATAATGCCTTCTAGTTAATTAGAGGATGGCTCATGCCAAAACACATCGTAGTGCCAGATGAACGCGAGGCTCAGCTCAGGCAGATTGCGGCTACCCACAACGTGTCGGTTGCCGACGCCGTTGGCTTGCTCTTTGGGTGGGCAGTTGAACAGGGCAGAGTGCCTGCAGCTATCCCCACCATCGACGTTAGCCGCGTCGGCGATACCGTTGTCGTAGACTTTGGCGAGTTCCAGCGCACTATGCCTCTGGACCTCGCCAAGGCCTTCGCAACCAGCCTGCGCTGGTTCTCGACCACTAAGGCCAAGGGTATACCCGCTGCCGTCACTGAGCTTGCCCAGGCACTTAGTGGGTCGCATTTAGTCGGCATCAGCCGCAGGGGCACTTCTATCAAGATCGCTGGTGGGACAGGCAAAGAGCGCACGCTTGCGCCATCTATCGCTCGTGAGCTTGCGGGACTAATCGAACGCAGCGCGTCCGAAGCGCCGCTATAACGAAGCTGACACAGGCCGAACCGGGCCGTTAACCCGGTGAGGAGCATACTGGCACCAGACTAAGAACCGCACACCGGGACGAATGACCGGAGCGATGAGCCCGCCAGTGGGCGAACACGGAAAGGCACGGGGCGATCCCGTGAGAGGCCGTTCTAGGGCATAGCGCCTAGAAAAAGCTCCATAATGACCACGGCGGGAATTGCTTGCATGAAACGCCGTGGGCCGCCGATAGGATTGAAGGAAAGTCCGTTGGCGTTGTGACCGGGTGACACCCGGTCGACCGTATTGCAGCAGTGCAGGATTACGGAGCTAATGCAGGTCAATGGATACCGCCTGCTGGCCTAACAAGCCTTTGCTCTTCACCACATTCGACGGATGAGATCGAAACAATCCCCCTAGGTCAGACAGCTAGCCCATACGCATGGGCTTTTCTTAGCTGTCTGACCTAGGGGGGAATAAGTCATTCTCTGGATGAGGGAATGATAAGCAGGCAAGCAGGTAACCTCTCCGGAGTAGCGATCGTCAACGGTAGCGAGCGAAGCGAGCTGGCAAGGCCGAAGGCCGCGCAGGGAGCCGCGCA contains:
- a CDS encoding CCDC90 family protein, whose protein sequence is MGALAWLGKNWIVLLAAGLTVAWAFIASAMLQASMPCPLIDGRSVSALSCRSSNEIGDLLAGLFSPVAFVWLVAAVIMQSSELRAQRQELELTRKEYELTRAEVEAQRLAMQEQVIETRKNVKFVEEQTSILRVSRIRDEQASIDARIAGLFTIALEQSEAALSTVIARPTIQIQDNNSRGMLPLVVTAGSTSNELAALVNYGKKLSSRLRWFIGATANTRVEIALNPEVFGGLLRTVTEIDGLLEGASDKLKDRMNYSEWWKLTQGLEELSAFLSTEDQSWRDGLAQWSAENP
- a CDS encoding phage portal protein, which produces MSILSNFFRKADPTPQPVVLTDPLASWHFGGQPTYSNISVNPKSAMQVPAVALAVRLVSNAVGSLPAKLYVRNGKGKEADPAHPAFTLAHDEATPWTSAAQLRTQLTRDALLHDNGGFALAVRGGSGNVAEFHRLDPLTVELKLDETEPYYLVGKGQNRKRHAFWDILHIRHDDGAPINQARNAIALAIDMERKAAAIFKNTSRPSGILKHPGKLLDEAATRLKASWQASQSGDASGGTALLEDGMEFQPLTFSSVDSEFLAQRRNQVEEIARAFNVPPTMLYDLTRGTWSNTAQMDQHFLNYSLKPWLDQWRWAYARVLLTPEERRERFFEFITADLMSVNPTERTDIYGKMVSMRAMTPNEVRAGLNMPALPGGDELSNPHITPGTPTPAANDNPPDIEKDAA
- a CDS encoding GTA-gp10 family protein produces the protein MHKAFFGDSQREFSLASEPILNELERVTGKAIGAMIDDIRRLSFAEMTNTVRLGLVGGGTHPQEALALVRGYVAAYPLGELHLLALDILTDLWSGPEPVFREATDAEKAEVERRTARAARNAVREAAATGDLSAAINGGAVHE
- a CDS encoding phage major capsid protein yields the protein MEKLEIKAEVSIDDAGTITGLAWPFGSADSVGDIIEKGAFSLPPALPIVMEHDQKQVVGIWESASETDAGLEVKGRLFVEGIAPARAARDLMRNGRVTGLSIGFKSDGFDKLPTGGRKFNSLTVTEISLCRRPVHPGARITSVKSINQETRMDPETIDETAQLELKAANDNIAKLTARLDKVEAKANRPVAANDNGDGPAETTIAFGNYLRTGSKDAGSLERKALTVANDAPNYVLAPKEVSDEFIRNLVEWSPVRAIADVRTINSHTIVLPKRTGITNAKWTGEAVTTEASQPAFDQMEIPVKELTTFVDLSNWMVEDSAEVAEREVRLALAEDFAKKEGTAFVNGTAAAEVKGFMADVGIAAHVNGHATVLSADALIKMLYSLPGAFRNRGTWAMNGTTLATLRTLKDGQGNYLWQPSYQAGQPESILGRPVIEMLDMPDVAANAFPIAYGDFKAGYRIYDRVDLAILSNPFILATEGQTRFHARRRVGAGVVRPDAFRKLKMATS
- a CDS encoding phage tail assembly chaperone; translation: MKLGADGIFVELAGEAFELRPSLRASMRLVRRHGLTSLLAAVQGFSITIILDVLKEAAIKPSLLLAEIAALGLGTVRNRLTGPLAEFVLAVAGIDPDDATPSEPAPGKPVDPERAFAQLFGIATGALGWTPEAAWNATPAEIIAAYNGQTAHLIRTGVLVEQKPDQSADHYTPERLQQIEELGHDPAFDRNGLATLKGKL
- a CDS encoding head-tail connector protein; translation: MTALLDLKAQLNIIDTNEADDDLLTGMVGDALDHTGRAIGAEAQLSYDELPGGLRRAVLMLAAHFYENREAVLVGINASELPLGFWDLISPHRKWVF
- a CDS encoding HK97 gp10 family phage protein encodes the protein MGYSPQIQRLMARLEGIPLAIREEIQPAVIKSAEEIAALQRQLAESSRDTGDLIDSIEVTMPGGTTPAYSQPGGSTTAHELEAIVTVGNHAVRYPHLVEYGTADAPAQPFFWPPVRVLRTRINNRLNRAARRAVRNYRSKL
- a CDS encoding DUF3168 domain-containing protein, which translates into the protein MTEPSLALQTAIRGRLIASPHVMELVEPPNIRDGDTRPGAFPSVILGDAQVEVAGHYGSYRNSTVYLDLHIWGETLEAAKIVGGAISKALFEALAVPGFDLTNGLRTDRSIYMTDPSGSGHGVVSLRALMGGFV
- a CDS encoding phage head closure protein, whose product is MMRAGRLAHTITLQRATETVSAAGTVTTTWADFATTRAELVTHSLADAAMAYGEAAKSSLLFRIRHFHGLTPDDRVIHRGQAYEITNLAELGRRVMELTCEVVK
- a CDS encoding phage terminase small subunit P27 family, translated to MRGRKPASLVIGSSVVTVVPRPPTYLAKDAKAEWRKIAAIMTERKTLTEADLGTLESYCISTSTMRQAHQTLTVEGLVTASGKRHPAFGIMNAAQTTQRLCAAELGLTPVSSSRPAVRDDGDGDDSAIFGDG
- a CDS encoding terminase large subunit, with the protein product MTAPFSAMADPYPHWLFDDSEIPDPLGHGQRAVNFVRAHRHPASVLAGQAFEMVRFQERFIRKVWGTRKPDGSRQYTDVRVMMPRGARKTSLGAICALLEFYSSEAPGKAEVLLAAYNREQARIAFDEAAGIVSMTPRVKRRLVVRDSKHEIRYPATHSKLKAISADAKTSYGLTPTFALIDELHVWNDPKLYNTISSGLRKRPNTLKLIISQAGRGQGNIAFEEFDYARRVASGEVDAPHILPVLLETPLDADWRSEEVWRRANPGIEYGWPDIESFRRAVIEAEHSPTVRDTFKNEHLNMWLNYSQSPLFDMSVYDKGQREIDFAELADLPCYIGVDLSRSGDLTAIVVAWRHGDGTITVRPIFYLPDENLQKRADRDQAPYVRWRDEGFLRTVPGFVIEPAQIEAEIRDIVADNDNVVEVAVDPNMADTLLHHLVEDGIPAFKYDQTRVLMAKAAADLERVVNGERIRHDGHPILRAHLDNVRAVTGSDDKTLMKKAKATDRIDGAIAAAIAVSRAEAANDNHSIYDDAEARPGGFLMF